One genomic segment of Sorex araneus isolate mSorAra2 chromosome X, mSorAra2.pri, whole genome shotgun sequence includes these proteins:
- the CXH2orf15 gene encoding LOW QUALITY PROTEIN: uncharacterized protein C2orf15 homolog (The sequence of the model RefSeq protein was modified relative to this genomic sequence to represent the inferred CDS: inserted 2 bases in 1 codon), which yields MGFSLSKSSTQISPMHIDSKVEDHIMQRSEKCKLELANRLFQNXARLEDPNQQHFTRSEDIGMVVHPEKALGSVIYVKEIGGIKMTDVK from the exons ATGGGGTTTTCTCTTAGTAAATCATCTACTCAAATATCACCTATGCATATCGATTCAAAAGTGGAAGATCACATAATGCAAAGGTCTGAGAAATGTAAGTTGGAACTAGCAAACCGCTTATTTCAAAA TGCAAGATTAGAAGACCCAAATCAACAACACTTTACAAGAAGTGAAGATATTGGTATGGTAGTTCATCCAGAGAAAGCCTTGGGCTCAGTAATATATGTTAAAGAAATTGGTGGAATAAAAATGACGGATGTCAAATGA